One stretch of Alcaligenes faecalis DNA includes these proteins:
- the msrB gene encoding peptide-methionine (R)-S-oxide reductase MsrB — MEKVRKTEAEWRAQLSPEEFYVTRQKGTERAFTGRYWDTTTPGIYRCVGCGTPLFASDTKFDAGCGWPSYFTPLNPDNVREELDTSHGMRRTEVLCNVCDAHLGHVFEDGPPPTGLRYCINSLSMTFEPEA; from the coding sequence GTGGAAAAAGTACGTAAAACCGAGGCTGAATGGCGCGCCCAGCTCAGCCCCGAAGAATTCTATGTCACCCGTCAAAAAGGGACGGAACGTGCCTTTACCGGGCGCTACTGGGACACCACCACGCCTGGCATTTACCGCTGCGTCGGTTGCGGCACGCCCCTGTTTGCCTCGGACACCAAGTTTGATGCCGGTTGCGGCTGGCCCAGCTACTTCACTCCCCTGAACCCGGATAATGTGCGCGAGGAACTGGATACCAGCCACGGCATGCGCCGTACCGAAGTGCTGTGCAATGTCTGCGATGCTCATTTGGGCCATGTCTTTGAAGACGGTCCCCCACCTACTGGGCTACGATATTGCATTAACTCCCTGTCCATGACTTTTGAACCCGAAGCATGA
- a CDS encoding polyhydroxyalkanoate depolymerase: MLYDLHELQRSFLAPLAAFTGTSSQWFSNPYSPLAYTPLSRQLAAASELVHRIGKDYEKPAWGLNETQIDGQTVAVREVEHLSKPFCRLIHFERDHPKADQDPTILLVAPLSGHHATLLRETVRALLPDHSVYVTDWIDARMVPRSAGPFHLDDYVLYVQEFIQALGPKVHVMSVCQPTVPVLAAVSLMATRRSAVMPRSMIMMGGPIDTRQSPTEVNRLATTKSYSWFENNLIHRVPSKYPGAHRRVYPGFLQHAGFVAMNPDRHVSSHYDFYQHLIKGDDDDAQAHRRFYDEYNAVLDMPAEFYLDTIRIVFQEHRLPKGQWHVHGEQVRPQDIDGVALFTIEGELDDISGQGQTHSAQGLCAKIAPELKQQFTAPNCGHYGIFSGSRWRTLICPKIRDFIRQHN; this comes from the coding sequence ATGCTTTACGATCTGCACGAACTTCAGCGGTCCTTTCTGGCCCCGCTGGCCGCCTTTACCGGCACCAGCTCTCAATGGTTCTCCAACCCTTACAGTCCACTGGCTTATACGCCCCTGTCGCGCCAACTGGCGGCGGCCTCTGAACTGGTACACCGTATCGGCAAGGATTACGAAAAGCCGGCCTGGGGTCTGAACGAAACCCAGATTGACGGCCAAACCGTCGCCGTGCGCGAGGTCGAACACCTGAGCAAGCCTTTCTGTAGGCTGATCCACTTCGAGCGCGATCATCCCAAAGCAGATCAGGACCCCACGATTTTGCTGGTGGCCCCTTTGTCCGGCCACCACGCCACCTTGCTGCGTGAAACCGTGCGTGCGCTGCTGCCTGATCACTCGGTCTATGTCACCGACTGGATTGATGCCCGCATGGTGCCCCGTTCGGCTGGCCCCTTCCATCTGGACGATTACGTTCTGTATGTGCAGGAGTTCATCCAGGCGCTGGGCCCGAAGGTACACGTCATGTCGGTTTGCCAACCCACCGTGCCGGTACTGGCTGCCGTCTCGCTGATGGCAACCCGTCGCTCGGCCGTGATGCCGCGCAGCATGATCATGATGGGTGGCCCCATCGACACACGTCAGTCACCTACCGAGGTGAACCGTCTGGCCACCACCAAGTCTTACTCCTGGTTTGAAAACAATCTGATTCATCGCGTGCCAAGCAAATACCCCGGCGCCCACCGTCGTGTGTACCCCGGCTTTTTGCAGCATGCGGGTTTTGTGGCCATGAATCCGGATCGTCACGTCAGCTCGCACTACGATTTTTATCAGCACCTGATCAAGGGTGATGATGACGATGCGCAAGCACACCGCCGTTTCTACGACGAATACAATGCCGTGCTGGATATGCCCGCCGAGTTCTATCTGGACACCATCCGCATCGTGTTCCAGGAGCACCGCCTGCCCAAGGGCCAATGGCACGTACATGGCGAACAAGTCCGCCCCCAGGATATTGATGGCGTAGCCCTGTTTACCATTGAGGGCGAGCTGGACGATATTTCCGGCCAGGGTCAGACCCATTCAGCTCAGGGACTGTGCGCGAAAATCGCTCCTGAACTCAAGCAACAATTCACCGCGCCCAACTGTGGTCATTACGGGATTTTCTCCGGAAGCCGCTGGCGCACGCTGATCTGTCCTAAAATCAGGGACTTCATCCGTCAGCACAACTGA
- a CDS encoding ABC transporter ATP-binding protein, whose amino-acid sequence MSSAQSKDIILKVDNLAAQYGKVSAVMGASLDVRAGSIVTVIGANGAGKSTLLNSMMGSLPSVGRSTGSVQYEGQEISHWEVERRVAAGISLVPERRELFGSMTVEDNLLLGGFRLYRARHPGWRDTMDKVYTLFPRLKERRTQLAGTLSGGERQMLAVGRALMAQPKVLMLDEPSLGLAPRVVREIFMIIARLRSTGVAILLVEQNARAALQVADYGYVLETGDVVLQGPASDLAHNPRVIESYLGLGQGKREQEEATA is encoded by the coding sequence ATGAGTTCGGCACAATCGAAAGACATTATCCTGAAGGTAGACAATCTGGCGGCTCAGTACGGCAAAGTCAGTGCCGTGATGGGCGCCAGCCTGGACGTGCGAGCAGGCAGCATTGTGACCGTGATTGGTGCCAACGGTGCCGGTAAATCCACCTTGCTGAACTCCATGATGGGCTCCTTGCCCAGCGTGGGCCGCAGCACCGGCTCGGTGCAGTACGAAGGGCAGGAGATCAGCCACTGGGAAGTGGAGCGTCGCGTGGCAGCCGGTATTTCCCTGGTGCCAGAGCGCCGCGAGCTGTTTGGCAGCATGACAGTGGAAGACAATCTGCTGCTGGGCGGTTTCCGCCTGTATCGCGCCCGCCACCCCGGCTGGCGCGACACCATGGACAAGGTCTATACCCTGTTCCCACGCTTGAAAGAGCGTCGTACTCAGCTGGCAGGAACTTTGTCAGGTGGGGAGCGGCAGATGCTGGCCGTAGGCCGTGCCTTGATGGCGCAACCCAAAGTGCTGATGCTGGATGAACCCAGCCTGGGCCTGGCGCCGCGTGTGGTGCGGGAGATCTTCATGATCATCGCCCGACTGCGCAGTACCGGCGTGGCCATCTTGCTGGTCGAGCAAAATGCTCGTGCCGCTTTGCAAGTGGCTGACTACGGTTATGTACTGGAGACGGGCGATGTGGTGCTGCAAGGGCCCGCGTCTGACCTGGCTCATAATCCCCGAGTGATAGAAAGCTATCTGGGCTTGGGGCAGGGCAAACGCGAGCAGGAAGAAGCGACGGCTTAG
- a CDS encoding ATP-binding cassette domain-containing protein: MTRAALDIENLYAWHREFPLLRGLNLQVASGEICTVLSRNRAGRSAMLRAIVGLTDSRRGSIRIQGTEAIHLNQHQLADLGVGYSPYEQSIFTGLSCEENLLLPPAIGTALGGGMSLVQIYELLPSLEQRRHHMATQLSTGEQKILAIARLLRTGVNLLLLDKVSEGLAPVQAQTLGKLICTLRNEGYTIVLAEQCPQFSAEFSDQFHVLEQGQIIERFGRSELSHTTPE; this comes from the coding sequence ATGACACGGGCTGCCCTGGATATTGAGAATCTGTACGCCTGGCACCGAGAGTTTCCGCTCTTGCGCGGATTGAATTTGCAGGTCGCTTCCGGCGAAATCTGCACTGTCTTGAGCCGCAACCGGGCCGGCCGCAGCGCCATGCTACGCGCCATCGTGGGTTTGACGGATAGCCGCCGCGGCTCCATCCGTATTCAAGGCACCGAAGCCATACACCTGAACCAGCATCAGCTGGCGGATCTGGGTGTGGGCTACAGCCCTTACGAACAAAGCATCTTTACCGGCCTGAGCTGCGAGGAAAACCTCCTGCTGCCGCCCGCCATAGGCACGGCCCTGGGTGGCGGAATGTCGCTGGTACAAATCTACGAGCTCTTGCCCAGCCTGGAGCAGCGTCGCCACCATATGGCTACCCAGCTGTCTACCGGCGAACAAAAGATACTGGCGATTGCGCGCTTGCTGCGCACGGGTGTGAATCTGCTGCTTCTGGACAAGGTATCGGAGGGCTTGGCCCCGGTGCAGGCCCAGACACTAGGCAAATTGATCTGCACGCTGCGCAACGAGGGCTACACCATTGTGCTGGCCGAGCAATGCCCGCAGTTCTCGGCAGAGTTCAGCGATCAGTTTCATGTGCTGGAGCAGGGGCAAATTATCGAGCGATTCGGCCGTAGCGAATTAAGCCATACCACCCCGGAATAA
- a CDS encoding OmpW/AlkL family protein has product MKTRHLFPGLHLSLLAVGLAAVLYAPQGQTHEAGDFLLKGGVTWVAPKSNNGSVANGTVDLDVGNNARPSFSLTYMATRNIGIELLGAFPFQHNIDSNLGRIGKTKHLPPTLSLQYHFLPDSDFQPYVGVGVNYTMFFDTESRGALAGSDLKLKNSWGFAAQVGVDYKLDKNWFLNADVRYISIRPDVKLDGQSIGKAKLDPVVATIGIGYRF; this is encoded by the coding sequence ATGAAAACCCGCCACTTGTTTCCAGGTCTGCACCTGTCCTTGCTCGCCGTTGGACTGGCAGCTGTTTTGTACGCCCCTCAAGGCCAAACACACGAAGCGGGTGATTTCTTGCTCAAAGGTGGTGTGACTTGGGTGGCTCCCAAATCCAATAACGGTTCGGTTGCCAATGGCACCGTGGATCTGGACGTAGGCAATAATGCCCGCCCCAGCTTCTCGCTGACTTACATGGCTACCCGCAATATCGGTATTGAACTGCTGGGCGCTTTCCCCTTCCAGCACAATATCGACAGCAATCTGGGTCGTATCGGCAAGACCAAGCACTTGCCCCCAACCCTGAGCCTGCAATACCACTTCCTGCCTGACAGCGACTTCCAACCCTATGTGGGCGTGGGTGTGAACTACACCATGTTCTTTGACACCGAGTCGCGCGGTGCCCTGGCTGGCTCCGACCTGAAGCTGAAAAACAGCTGGGGTTTTGCAGCCCAGGTCGGCGTGGATTACAAGCTGGACAAGAACTGGTTCCTGAATGCCGATGTACGCTACATCAGCATCCGCCCAGACGTGAAGCTGGACGGTCAGTCCATTGGCAAAGCCAAGCTCGACCCCGTGGTTGCCACCATCGGGATCGGCTACCGCTTCTAA
- the nth gene encoding endonuclease III: MNAAKRHEIFSRFQAANPKPTTELEYADTFQLLIAVILSAQATDRSVNLATARFFPEHGTPEGILAMGEEGLREAIKTIGLYKTKAANVIKTCQILLDLHQGKVPCDRAALEALPGVGRKTANVVLNTAFGLPTIAVDTHIFRVANRTGIAPGKNVVEVEKKLEKVIPKPFLLDAHHWLILHGRYICVARKPKCPQCGISDLCDFKPKTVNT, translated from the coding sequence ATGAACGCTGCCAAGCGCCACGAGATTTTCAGCCGTTTTCAGGCGGCCAACCCCAAGCCCACCACCGAACTGGAATACGCCGACACCTTTCAATTGCTGATTGCCGTGATTCTGTCGGCCCAGGCCACAGACCGTTCCGTGAATCTGGCCACAGCCCGTTTCTTCCCGGAACATGGCACGCCGGAAGGGATTCTGGCCATGGGTGAAGAAGGTCTGCGAGAAGCCATCAAGACCATTGGTCTGTACAAGACCAAGGCTGCCAACGTCATCAAGACCTGTCAGATTCTGCTGGACCTGCATCAAGGCAAGGTTCCCTGTGACCGCGCTGCTCTGGAAGCGCTTCCAGGCGTAGGTCGCAAAACCGCCAACGTCGTCCTGAACACCGCTTTTGGCCTGCCCACCATTGCGGTGGACACGCATATTTTCCGTGTGGCGAACCGCACCGGCATTGCCCCCGGAAAGAACGTGGTCGAAGTGGAAAAGAAGCTGGAAAAAGTGATCCCCAAGCCCTTTTTGCTGGACGCCCACCACTGGCTGATTTTGCACGGTCGCTACATCTGTGTGGCCCGCAAGCCCAAGTGTCCCCAGTGCGGTATCTCGGATTTGTGCGACTTCAAACCGAAAACTGTTAACACTTAA
- a CDS encoding ABC transporter substrate-binding protein, with product MNCITTGRLTTLAAALALSLPVAVSAQIKVGVTVAATGPAASLGIPERNTVSLLPTEVAGQKIEYIVLDDATDTTVAVRNMRKLITDDKVDVVIGTSVTPGSLAMVDVAGETKTPMISVAANAKIVDPVEGARTWVFKTPQNDQLMAGALADAMVKQNVKTLGFIGYNDAYGDGWLNVITEAAQAKGIKVLGAERYGRNDTSVTGQVLKLLGTKPDAVLIAGSGTPVALPQRELKGRGYAGIIYQTHGAANSDVLRVCGKDCNDMILPAGPLLVAEQLPDSSSVKKTAMEYKEKYEAKYGEGSINTFGGHMWDAGLLVTEAIPEALKSGAKPGTPEFRAALRDALEQTKELAASQGVFNMSATDHAGLDKRAHVIVKVVDGKWTYQPDL from the coding sequence ATGAACTGCATTACTACTGGTCGCCTGACGACATTGGCTGCAGCCCTGGCTTTGAGCCTGCCCGTGGCCGTGTCCGCGCAGATCAAGGTGGGTGTGACGGTGGCAGCGACAGGACCGGCGGCCTCGCTGGGCATTCCTGAGCGCAATACAGTCAGCCTGCTGCCTACCGAAGTGGCTGGCCAGAAAATCGAGTACATCGTTCTGGACGATGCAACCGATACCACGGTGGCCGTGCGCAATATGCGCAAGCTGATCACCGATGACAAAGTGGACGTGGTGATCGGTACTTCCGTGACCCCCGGTTCCCTGGCCATGGTGGACGTTGCTGGCGAAACCAAGACTCCGATGATCAGTGTGGCCGCCAACGCCAAGATTGTTGATCCTGTGGAAGGCGCCCGTACCTGGGTGTTCAAGACCCCTCAGAATGACCAGTTGATGGCTGGCGCCCTGGCTGATGCCATGGTCAAGCAGAACGTCAAAACCCTGGGCTTTATCGGCTACAACGACGCCTACGGTGATGGCTGGCTGAACGTGATTACCGAAGCTGCTCAAGCCAAAGGCATCAAGGTGCTGGGCGCCGAGCGCTATGGTCGTAACGACACCAGTGTGACCGGTCAGGTTCTGAAGCTGCTGGGCACCAAGCCTGATGCCGTTCTGATCGCCGGTTCCGGTACCCCTGTTGCCTTGCCTCAGCGTGAACTGAAAGGCCGTGGCTACGCCGGCATCATTTACCAAACACACGGTGCTGCCAACAGCGACGTGCTGCGTGTGTGTGGCAAAGACTGTAACGACATGATCTTGCCAGCCGGTCCTTTGCTGGTTGCCGAACAACTGCCTGACAGCAGCTCGGTGAAAAAGACCGCCATGGAGTACAAGGAAAAATACGAAGCCAAGTACGGTGAAGGCTCCATCAATACCTTTGGTGGCCACATGTGGGATGCCGGTCTGCTCGTGACCGAAGCCATTCCGGAAGCCCTGAAGTCCGGTGCCAAGCCAGGTACCCCCGAGTTCCGCGCAGCCCTGCGTGACGCTCTGGAACAAACCAAGGAACTGGCAGCTTCCCAAGGTGTGTTCAACATGTCCGCAACGGACCACGCCGGTCTGGACAAACGTGCCCACGTGATTGTGAAAGTGGTCGACGGTAAATGGACGTATCAGCCTGATCTGTAA
- a CDS encoding branched-chain amino acid ABC transporter permease has translation MDTTIALILLQDGILNGAIYALLGLALVLVFLVTRVIFIPQGEFVTFGALTLAFVVNGRMPGTVILLLIAGALVFLLELLSALRSRSLAGMPRKFLVNIVIPVAVYFAAPAIVSSQLPLWVAVLFSLAVVIPLGPMVYRLVYQPIAEASVLVLLITSVAVHFALTGLGLVFFGPEGWRTPPFMEGEVSLGAVSWSAQTFFVMGACVVLILALWGFFGKTLYGRALRATAVNRRGARLVGISTNMSGSLTFTLAAAIGALSGMLIAPVTTIYYDTGFLIGLKGFVAAIFGGLISYPVTLLGALFLGVLEAFSSFWASAYKEVIVFTMVIPVLLWRSFGSKHVDDEE, from the coding sequence ATGGATACCACCATCGCTTTAATTTTGTTGCAGGATGGCATATTGAATGGCGCCATCTATGCCTTGCTCGGGCTCGCCCTGGTTCTTGTTTTCCTGGTTACCCGCGTTATCTTTATCCCGCAAGGTGAGTTTGTCACCTTTGGCGCCTTGACCCTGGCCTTTGTGGTCAATGGCCGCATGCCGGGAACCGTTATTTTGCTATTGATCGCCGGTGCTCTGGTGTTCTTGCTGGAGTTGCTCTCCGCCTTGCGCAGCCGCAGTCTGGCCGGCATGCCACGCAAGTTTCTGGTCAATATCGTGATCCCTGTCGCGGTGTACTTTGCCGCTCCCGCCATTGTCAGCTCGCAGCTGCCATTGTGGGTAGCCGTGCTGTTCTCGCTGGCGGTTGTGATTCCTCTGGGCCCTATGGTCTATCGCCTGGTGTATCAGCCTATCGCTGAAGCCAGTGTGCTGGTGTTGCTGATTACCTCGGTGGCCGTGCACTTTGCGCTGACGGGTCTGGGTCTGGTGTTCTTTGGTCCGGAAGGCTGGCGCACGCCTCCTTTCATGGAAGGTGAAGTGTCCCTGGGCGCCGTGAGCTGGTCCGCACAAACCTTCTTTGTGATGGGCGCTTGCGTGGTCCTGATTCTGGCCTTGTGGGGCTTTTTCGGTAAGACCCTGTATGGTCGCGCCCTGCGTGCAACGGCGGTGAACCGTCGTGGTGCCCGTCTGGTGGGTATCAGCACCAATATGTCCGGCTCGCTGACCTTCACCCTGGCTGCGGCCATTGGTGCCTTGTCCGGCATGCTGATCGCTCCTGTGACGACCATCTATTACGACACGGGCTTTTTGATCGGTCTCAAGGGCTTTGTGGCGGCCATTTTTGGCGGCCTGATCAGCTACCCCGTTACCCTCCTGGGTGCCTTGTTCCTGGGGGTTCTGGAAGCGTTTTCCTCTTTCTGGGCCAGTGCCTACAAAGAAGTTATTGTATTTACCATGGTGATACCGGTGTTGTTGTGGCGCTCCTTCGGTAGCAAGCACGTGGATGATGAGGAGTAA
- a CDS encoding RnfABCDGE type electron transport complex subunit B gives MSDTLIRRIDALLPQTQCTRCGYDACLPYAQAIALEGEAINRCPPGGQEGVQALAELLGRDALPLDPSCGEFTGPSRAVIIEEHCIGCTLCIQACPVDAIIGANKLMHTVLADRCTGCELCVPPCPVDCISMVPTDEWSSEQAIQARLDTEQRRDRLLARHKESSDLAARTLANKPVLANNADQADKREASIASALARARARRASKTASGTTP, from the coding sequence ATGTCCGACACCTTAATACGGCGCATTGACGCCCTGCTCCCTCAAACCCAGTGCACCCGCTGTGGTTACGACGCCTGTCTGCCCTATGCCCAAGCCATCGCGCTGGAGGGCGAGGCCATCAACCGCTGCCCGCCGGGCGGGCAGGAAGGCGTACAGGCCCTGGCCGAATTGCTGGGTCGTGACGCCCTGCCCCTGGACCCATCCTGTGGTGAATTCACTGGCCCCAGCCGGGCGGTGATTATTGAAGAACACTGTATTGGTTGCACCTTGTGCATTCAGGCCTGTCCGGTGGACGCCATTATTGGCGCCAACAAGCTGATGCATACCGTGCTGGCCGACCGCTGCACGGGCTGTGAGCTCTGTGTGCCGCCCTGTCCAGTGGATTGCATCAGCATGGTGCCTACCGACGAATGGAGCAGCGAACAGGCCATACAGGCACGCCTGGACACGGAACAGCGCCGCGACCGTCTGCTGGCCCGGCATAAGGAAAGCTCGGATCTGGCCGCCCGTACGCTGGCCAACAAACCCGTCCTGGCCAACAATGCCGATCAGGCTGATAAACGAGAGGCGTCGATTGCCTCTGCCCTGGCTCGCGCCCGTGCCCGGCGCGCCAGCAAGACTGCAAGCGGAACCACGCCATGA
- a CDS encoding ABC transporter permease subunit — MRHWLTLLFIAVLLVLPQLGATPEFWITQLNYIGLTSLVVLGLVLLTGVGGLTSFGQAAFVGLGAYTTAYLTARLGWSPWFNLLIGMAVTMMVAYILGAITLRLSGHFLPLCTLAWGLALYYLFGNLEFLGQYDGISGIAPLEFFGISLSSGRDIYYLIWAFALLAMWGTRNLLNSRPGRAIRALKHGSGMAESFGVNMGNYKVIVFVYAALLACVSGWLYAHYQRAVSPSPFGLNYGIEYLFMAVLGGAGSVWGAVLGSALVLSLKDQLQNWLPKLLNTDINFELIVFGILMVLILQYARDGLWPILHKGWEQIFGAQKRNQAAPPQAEALPQRERPQAGSLVLEVNKIRKEFGGLVAVNDISFTLSAGQIMGLIGPNGAGKSTTFNLITGVLSATSGQVSFLGKRIDGQPAREISRLGVGRTFQHVQLLPTMTVLENVALGAHLRRKVGVVSAVLHTERRSEAELLHEAAVQLERVGLGDYLYEEAGNLALGQQRILEIARALASDPLLLLLDEPAAGLRYKEKQELAKVLDQLRSEGMSILLVEHDMDFVMNLTDKLVVMDFGTKLAEGLPKEIQENPAVLEAYLGGIDDDLDLDQVNEPASAGAAL; from the coding sequence ATGAGACACTGGCTGACGCTACTATTTATCGCGGTTCTATTGGTTTTGCCGCAGCTGGGCGCAACGCCCGAATTCTGGATTACCCAGCTTAACTATATTGGTTTGACCAGCCTGGTTGTGCTGGGTCTGGTGTTGCTGACTGGTGTGGGTGGTCTGACTTCGTTTGGTCAGGCTGCGTTTGTGGGCCTGGGCGCCTACACCACGGCCTATCTGACCGCTCGTCTGGGCTGGTCACCCTGGTTCAACTTGCTGATCGGCATGGCAGTGACCATGATGGTTGCCTACATTCTGGGTGCGATCACACTGCGTTTGTCCGGCCACTTCCTGCCCCTGTGTACCCTGGCGTGGGGTCTGGCCTTGTACTACCTGTTCGGCAACCTGGAATTTCTGGGTCAGTATGACGGTATTTCCGGTATTGCTCCTTTGGAGTTCTTCGGTATTTCCCTGTCCTCCGGCCGGGATATTTACTACCTGATCTGGGCTTTTGCCTTGCTGGCCATGTGGGGTACGCGCAACCTGCTGAACTCTCGTCCAGGACGTGCCATTCGCGCTCTGAAACACGGCAGTGGTATGGCCGAGTCCTTTGGCGTGAACATGGGCAACTACAAGGTCATTGTGTTCGTGTACGCCGCCTTGCTGGCTTGTGTGTCCGGTTGGCTTTACGCGCACTACCAGCGCGCCGTGTCGCCCAGCCCCTTCGGTTTGAACTACGGTATTGAATACCTGTTCATGGCTGTGTTGGGCGGAGCAGGCAGTGTATGGGGTGCTGTTCTGGGTTCGGCCCTGGTGCTGAGCCTGAAAGACCAGTTGCAGAACTGGTTGCCCAAGCTGCTCAATACCGACATCAACTTCGAGCTGATCGTTTTCGGTATCTTGATGGTGCTGATTTTGCAGTACGCCCGCGACGGTTTGTGGCCCATCCTGCACAAGGGCTGGGAACAGATTTTCGGTGCACAGAAGCGTAATCAGGCGGCTCCTCCACAAGCCGAGGCCTTGCCTCAGCGTGAGCGTCCTCAGGCCGGTTCGCTGGTTCTGGAAGTGAACAAGATCCGCAAGGAGTTCGGTGGCCTGGTGGCTGTGAATGACATCAGCTTCACCTTGAGTGCGGGTCAGATCATGGGCCTGATCGGTCCTAACGGTGCAGGCAAGAGCACAACCTTCAACCTGATTACCGGCGTACTGTCGGCAACCAGCGGTCAGGTCAGCTTCCTGGGCAAGCGTATTGATGGTCAGCCTGCTCGCGAGATTTCTCGTCTGGGCGTGGGCCGTACCTTCCAGCACGTACAGTTGCTGCCAACCATGACCGTGCTGGAAAACGTGGCACTGGGCGCTCACTTGCGCCGCAAGGTGGGTGTGGTCTCGGCTGTCTTGCATACCGAACGCCGTAGCGAAGCCGAGCTGCTGCACGAAGCCGCTGTTCAGCTGGAGCGTGTGGGTCTGGGGGACTACCTGTACGAAGAAGCGGGCAATCTGGCCCTGGGTCAGCAGCGTATTCTGGAAATTGCCCGAGCTCTGGCCTCCGATCCGCTGCTTTTGCTGCTGGACGAACCGGCTGCTGGCTTGCGCTACAAGGAAAAGCAGGAACTGGCCAAAGTGCTGGATCAACTGCGTAGCGAAGGCATGAGCATTCTGCTGGTTGAGCATGACATGGACTTTGTCATGAATTTGACGGACAAGCTGGTTGTCATGGATTTTGGCACCAAGCTGGCCGAAGGTTTGCCCAAGGAAATTCAGGAAAATCCAGCGGTGCTGGAAGCCTACCTGGGTGGTATTGATGACGACCTGGATCTGGATCAGGTCAATGAGCCCGCCTCGGCAGGAGCAGCGCTATGA